A window of the Brassica napus cultivar Da-Ae chromosome C5, Da-Ae, whole genome shotgun sequence genome harbors these coding sequences:
- the LOC106402167 gene encoding rho GDP-dissociation inhibitor 1 translates to MSGAVSGSRDMGFVDNNNKKDGDDGNTSKTASSHQHEGTDDEGAGSLGRQMSEASLSAAEEEEEDDSKLQLGPQYTIKEHLEKDKDDESLRKWKEQLLGSVDVTNIGETLDPEVKIISLAILSPGRPDIVLMVPENGNPKGMWFTLKEGSKYCLKFTFQVKNNIVSGLRYTNTVWKTGVKVDRGKEMLGTFSPQSEPYNHVMPEETTPSGMFARGSYSARTKFLDDDNKCYLEINYSFDIRKEWPAV, encoded by the exons ATGTCTGGAGCTGTATCTGGTTCCAGGGACATGGGTTTCgtcgacaacaacaacaagaaagaTGGAGACGACGGAAACACTTCCAAAACGGCGTCGTCTCACCAACACGAGGGCACCGACGACGAGGGTGCTGGATCCTTGGGGAGGCAAATGAGCGAAGCCTCTCTTAGCGCTgctgaggaggaagaagaagatgattccAAATTACAATTGGGTCCTCAGTACACTATCAAGGAACATCTCGAGAAGGATAAG GATGATGAGAGTCTGAGGAAGTGGAAAGAACAGCTTCTTGGAAGTGTTGATGTTACCAACATTGGAG aGACTCTTGACCCTGAAGTGAAGATCATTAGCCTGGCGATCTTATCCCCTGGAAGACCAGATATTGTTCTAATGGTTCCGGAGAATGGGAACCCAAAGGGGATGTGGTTTACtttgaaagaagggagcaagtACTGTTTGAAGTTCACGTTTCAGGTTAAAAACAACATTGTCTCTGGTCTTAGGTACACCAATACCGTTTGGAAGACCGGTGTTAAAG TGGACAGAGGAAAGGAAATGCTTGGAACCTTTAGTCCTCAGTCGGAGCCATACAACCACGTGATGCCTGAAGAGACCACTCCTTCTGGCATGTTTGCTCGAGGATCTTATTCTGCTAGAACTAAG TTTCTTGATGATGATAACAAGTGCTACTTGGAGATCAACTACAGCTTCGACATCCGTAAAGAATGGCCTGCTGTTTAA
- the LOC106401708 gene encoding growth hormone-regulated TBC protein 1-A, which yields MFGIQNRRDLTMELQSQIPILRPSIHARRANIVVKFQDLYGFTVEGNVDDVNVLNEVREKVRNQGRVWWALEASKGANWYLQPEILMIGDGIALKKTSLKISTLTNAITLKRLVRKGIPPVLRPKVWFSLSGAAKKKSTVPESYYSDLSKAVDGKVTPATLQIDHDLPRTFPGHPWLDTPEGHAALRRVLVGYSFRDSDVGYCQGLNYVAALLLLVMKTEEDAFWMLAVLLENVLVRDCYTTNLSGCHVEQRVFKDLLAQKCPRIASHLDDMGFDVSLVATEWFLCLFSKSLPSETTLRVWDVLFYEGAKVLFHAALAIFKMKENELLMTHQVGDVINIIQTTSHQLFDPDELLTVAFEKIGSMTTNTISKQRKKQEPAVLAELDQRLRRLNSLKETGKNA from the exons ATGTTTGGGATCCAAAACAGGCGAGACCTAACGATGGAGCTCCAATCCCAGATCCCCATCCTCCGCCCCAGCATCCACGCCCGACGAGCCAACATCGTCGTGAAGTTCCAGGACCTGTACGGGTTCACGGTGGAAGGCAATGTCGACGACGTGAACGTCCTGAACGAAGTTCGAGAGAAGGTGAGGAACCAGGGGCGGGTGTGGTGGGCTCTGGAAGCTAGCAAAGGAGCTAACTGGTATCTCCAGCCCGAGATTCTCATGATCGGCGACGGCATCGCCTTGAAGAAGACGTCTCTCAAGATCTCGACTCTGACGAATGCCATTACGTTGAAGAGGTTGGTTAGGAAAGGGATCCCTCCTGTGTTGAGGCCTAAGGTTTGGTTCTCTCTCTCTGGTGCTGCGAAGAAGAAGTCTACTGTCCCGGAGAGTTATTATAGTGATTTGAGTAAGGCTGTTGATGGGAAGGTTACGCCTGCTACGCTGCAGATTGATCAT GATTTGCCACGGACTTTCCCAGGGCATCCGTGGTTGGACACTCCAGAAGGTCATGCTGCTCTACGACGTGTGCTTGTTGGCTATTCTTTTCGCGACTCTGATGTTGGCTACTGTCAG gGGCTAAACTACGTTGCAGCGTTACTATTGCTTGTGATGAAGACAGAAGAAGACGCGTTCTGGATGCTAGCAGTGCTTTTGGAAAACGTATTGGTCCGTGACTGCTACACAACCAACTTGTCTGGATGCCATGTTGAGCAGCGGGTTTTCAAAGATCTGCTCGCCCAAAAGTGTCCTCG AATAGCTAGTCATCTTGACGATATGGGCTTTGATGTCTCCCTTGTAGCCACAGAGTGGTTTCTATGCCTCTTCTCCAAAAGCTTGCCTTCAGAG ACAACTCTAAGAGTTTGGGATGTACTTTTCTATGAAGGAGCAAAGGTTCTTTTTCATGCAGCTTTGGCAATATTCAAG ATGAAAGAAAACGAGCTGCTTATGACTCACCAGGTCGGTGATGTGATCAACATAATACAGACCACCTCTCACCAGCTCTTTGACCCTGATGAATTATTGACG GTGGCATTTGAGAAAATTGGATCCATGACAACCAACACAATATCAAAGCAGAGGAAGAAGCAGGAACCGGCGGTGCTGGCAGAACTTGACCAAAGACTTCGCAGACTCAACTCTCTTAAAGAAACTGGTAAGAACGcttga
- the LOC106399070 gene encoding exopolygalacturonase clone GBGA483-like, translating into MVGLRLKALFFVLLVVMAISIANAAKDLKEQDVGVQRNLHEDDKGDKKDAKGEKGDKKDDKKEDKEESVGSKVAKKVKGAAASVASAASNASAASAASAASAASAASGKIKGAVAPIGDKLGLKGPSGPSIDVKASGAKGDGKTDDTAAFMAVWKKAIEATTPTTITVPKGDYLVEELLLEGPSKSPITFEMHGNLKAPSAVTTRKPHSGWVNFRKLKDFNLIGNGAIFDGQGSVAWKVNDCKQTGKCNNLPINIRLTQLDNSRISGITSTNSKLFHMNIHQCTNVTLQDVHIDAPPESLNTDGIHVGKSVGVTIRGSKIKTGDDCISIGGGTENLLVEGVECGPGHGLSIGSLGKYPNEEPVKGITIRKCIVKHTDNGVRIKTWPGSPPGLVSGALFEDITMDNVSLPILVDQVYCPHGKCKSGPSKVQLENLSFKNIRGTSSTKIAVQLNCSPGCPCKNVALADINLVSTGKEGAAVSACSNVKPTVTGKMIPAACTEECKPDKK; encoded by the exons ATGGTGGGCTTGCGACTTAAGGCGTTGTTTTTTGTACTACTAGTGGTTATGGCCATCTCAATAGCAAACGCTGCCAAGGATCTCAAAGAACAAGATGTTGGAGTCCAAAGAAACTTACATGAAGACGACAAAGGTGATAAAAAAGATGCTAAAGGTGAGAAAGGTGATAAAAAAGATGATAagaaagaagataaagaagaatcAGTTGGTTCTAAAGTAGCCAAAAAAGTCAAAGGAGCTGCTGCATCTGTTGCATCAGCTGCATCCAATGCATCTGCTGCCTCAGCTGCATCTGCCGCTTCTGCTGCCTCTGCTGCATCAGGTAAAATCAAAGGAGCTGTTGCACCTATTGGTGATAAGTTGGGACTCAAAGGCCCAAGCGGTCCATCAATTGATGTTAAAGCATCTGGAGCTAAAGGAGACGGCAAAACCGATGACACTGCG GCATTTATGGCAGTATGGAAAAAAGCTATTGAAGCAACAACACCAACAACGATTACAGTGCCAAAGGGTGACTACTTGGTGGAAGAATTACTACTCGAAGGTCCAAGCAAAAGTCCTATCACTTTCGAAATGCATGGCAATCTTAAGGCTCCATCTGCTGTCACCACCCGAAAACCACATAGTGGATGGGTTAATTTCAGAAAACTCAAGGATTTCAATTTGATTGGAAACGGAGCCATTTTTGACGGTCAAGGCTCAGTGGCTTGGAAGGTCAATGACTGCAAACAGACCGGCAAATGCAACAATCTCCCCATC AACATCCGACTTACGCAACTCGATAACTCGAGAATTAGCGGCATAACATCAACAAACAGCAAGCTATTCCACATGAACATCCATCAATGCACCAACGTAACTCTTCAAGATGTTCATATTGACGCACCTCCTGAGAGTCTCAACACCGATGGTATCCACGTCGGAAAGTCCGTAGGTGTCACCATAAGAGGGTCAAAGATCAAAACCGGAGATGACTGCATTTCCATTGGAGGCGGTACTGAAAATTTACTTGTGGAGGGCGTAGAATGTGGACCAGGACACGGTCTTTCCATCGGAAGTCTTGGAAAGTACCCAAATGAGGAACCAGTGAAAGGAATCACCATTCGTAAATGCATCGTCAAGCATACCGATAATGGTGTTCGTATCAAAACATGGCCTGGATCTCCCCCTGGTCTCGTCTCCGGCGCTCTCTTTGAAGATATCACCATGGATAATGTTAGCTTGCCCATTCTCGTCGACCAAGTGTACTGCCCTCATGGCAAATGCAAATCAGGG CCATCAAAGGTGCAGTTGGAGAACCTGAGCTTCAAGAACATTAGGGGCACATCATCAACAAAGATTGCTGTGCAATTAAACTGCAGCCCAGGCTGTCCTTGCAAGAATGTTGCTTTGGCTGACATAAACTTGGTCAGCACTGGTAAAGAGGGAGCAGCTGTCTCGGCATGTTCTAACGTCAAGCCTACTGTCACCGGGAAAATGATTCCAGCGGCTTGCACCGAAGAATGTAAACCGGATAAAAAGTAA